The Metabacillus schmidteae genome has a segment encoding these proteins:
- a CDS encoding MerR family transcriptional regulator produces MEDKLYSIGEVSKLMNITIKALRYYDSIDLFKPVYVDPKSNYRYYSDLQLYRLDLIKSLSYIGTPLNQIKKVEDLNNEEYVSFLMDQEKIVEEKLDELFEIQEIIANVREELQRQDAPYDEIVLLEKDEMKIIQTKVTGLGPINTLNSSYSSLKKYGPSTEGFRKKGYGSIFPFKQYNKVEDINYHYLFTPVLSNKHISSLQNDAEFAVLPEGKYLSIISNSTSFENYFKTFQKLMDHIRADQIKPLSDIYEFFSVYFQNNEHRYISEFRVKIMD; encoded by the coding sequence ATGGAAGATAAACTTTATTCAATAGGTGAAGTTTCAAAGTTAATGAACATTACCATTAAAGCTTTACGCTACTATGATTCTATAGATTTGTTTAAACCCGTCTATGTAGATCCAAAGTCAAATTATCGTTACTACAGTGATTTACAATTGTATCGCTTGGATCTCATAAAATCTCTAAGTTATATCGGGACTCCTTTAAACCAAATCAAAAAGGTAGAAGATTTAAATAATGAGGAGTATGTTTCCTTTTTAATGGATCAAGAAAAAATTGTGGAAGAAAAACTGGATGAGCTATTTGAAATACAAGAGATTATCGCCAATGTTAGAGAGGAATTACAAAGACAAGACGCTCCTTATGATGAAATTGTCCTTTTAGAAAAAGATGAAATGAAAATAATTCAAACAAAGGTTACTGGTTTAGGGCCAATTAACACACTTAACTCATCATATAGCAGTTTGAAAAAATATGGACCATCAACAGAAGGCTTTAGAAAAAAAGGTTATGGCTCAATTTTTCCATTTAAACAATACAATAAAGTCGAAGATATCAATTATCACTATTTGTTTACACCTGTGCTATCAAATAAACATATTTCATCTCTTCAAAATGATGCGGAATTCGCAGTCTTACCTGAAGGGAAATATTTAAGTATTATTTCAAACTCTACTTCATTTGAAAATTACTTTAAAACTTTTCAAAAGCTAATGGATCATATAAGAGCCGATCAGATAAAACCCCTAAGCGATATATACGAATTCTTTTCTGTTTATTTTCAAAATAATGAGCACCGCTATATAAGCGAGTTTAGAGTAAAAATTATGGACTAG
- a CDS encoding pyruvate, water dikinase regulatory protein: protein MNKKEIIYVVSDSVGETAELLVKAVATQFNRQDVEIKHISYIEDMKDLDHVITAAKYNHSIIAYTIVVPSLKKYLDERAWEAGIPAIDLMKPLMDAFVEKLHTEPIRQPGLMRKLDENYFRRVEAVEFAVKYDDGQDVRGIKHADIVLIGVSRTSKTPLSMYLAHKQYKVTNVPLVPEIAPPDELFSIPKNKCVGLVITPNKLNEIRLERLKSLGLTTQANYANLDRILKELDYAEKIMKRIGCPVINVSNKAIEETADLILAMLKKRGAVFRG, encoded by the coding sequence GTGAATAAGAAGGAAATTATTTATGTGGTTTCCGATTCGGTTGGTGAAACAGCTGAACTATTAGTTAAAGCTGTTGCAACTCAATTTAATCGGCAAGATGTAGAAATTAAGCATATTTCCTACATAGAGGATATGAAAGATCTTGATCATGTTATTACAGCTGCGAAATATAATCACTCCATCATTGCCTACACAATTGTAGTACCTTCTTTAAAGAAATATCTTGACGAGCGGGCATGGGAAGCGGGAATTCCTGCTATTGATTTAATGAAACCGCTTATGGATGCGTTTGTTGAAAAATTACATACAGAGCCGATCCGACAACCGGGGTTAATGAGAAAATTAGATGAAAACTATTTTCGTAGAGTCGAAGCAGTGGAATTCGCTGTAAAATACGATGACGGTCAAGATGTAAGAGGAATTAAACATGCAGATATCGTCTTGATTGGAGTTTCCAGAACATCCAAGACACCGCTTTCAATGTATTTGGCCCATAAACAATATAAGGTGACAAATGTCCCTTTAGTACCAGAAATAGCACCTCCTGATGAACTTTTTTCTATTCCAAAAAATAAATGTGTTGGGTTAGTTATAACACCAAATAAGCTAAATGAGATTCGCCTGGAGCGATTAAAAAGTTTGGGACTAACAACACAAGCAAATTATGCGAATTTAGATCGAATCCTTAAAGAATTAGATTATGCCGAAAAAATCATGAAGCGAATTGGGTGTCCAGTTATTAATGTTTCAAATAAAGCAATTGAAGAGACAGCTGATTTAATATTAGCGATGTTAAAAAAGAGGGGAGCTGTTTTCCGTGGTTAA
- the map gene encoding type I methionyl aminopeptidase codes for MIAKTEEDFNGLKEIGKIVALIRNELVEKTVIGITTKELDEMAGTLFEKHGAISAPMGEYNFPGYTCISVNEEVAHGIPGSRVIQDGDLVNIDVSGSKNGYFADTGISFVVGNSTPELTKLCNTAREAFDAGLKRVKPGTKKSRLGKAVIATARENGFTVIMNLTGHGIGRTIHEAPHHIYNYYEPSDDELLKEGMVIAFEPFISTREEEVFQYKDDEWTFATENSFVAQCEHTVIITKDGPIVITL; via the coding sequence ATGATTGCAAAAACTGAAGAAGATTTTAACGGATTAAAAGAAATAGGAAAAATTGTGGCCTTAATTCGAAATGAATTAGTTGAAAAGACAGTCATTGGTATCACCACAAAAGAACTTGATGAAATGGCAGGAACTTTATTTGAAAAGCATGGGGCTATTTCTGCGCCAATGGGAGAATACAATTTTCCTGGATACACTTGTATAAGTGTTAATGAAGAAGTGGCACATGGTATCCCGGGCAGTCGTGTTATCCAAGATGGTGATCTTGTAAATATAGATGTTTCAGGCTCAAAAAATGGTTATTTTGCTGACACTGGAATCTCATTTGTAGTTGGTAACAGTACACCTGAATTAACCAAATTATGTAATACTGCTAGAGAAGCCTTTGATGCAGGTTTAAAAAGAGTAAAACCCGGTACAAAGAAAAGCAGACTAGGCAAAGCCGTTATAGCTACTGCACGGGAAAATGGATTTACCGTTATTATGAACCTTACAGGTCATGGAATTGGGCGCACCATTCATGAGGCCCCACACCATATTTATAATTATTATGAGCCTTCTGATGACGAGCTTCTTAAAGAAGGAATGGTTATTGCTTTTGAACCATTCATCTCGACACGTGAAGAGGAAGTATTTCAATACAAAGATGATGAATGGACATTTGCAACAGAAAACAGCTTTGTAGCACAATGTGAACATACGGTTATTATTACGAAAGATGGCCCTATTGTCATTACTTTATAA
- the ppdK gene encoding pyruvate, phosphate dikinase, which yields MVKFVYMFDEGDSSKKELLGGKGANLAEMTKIGLPVPYGFTITTETCNTYYGAGKSISSNIEHQILEALTTLEEKTGKRLGDSSNPLLVSVRSGAVHSMPGMMDTILNLGINDETVEGLANLTNNPRFAYDSYRRFIQMFSDVVLKVDSFYFEQYLDEVREEKGYSSDPEMTSEDWKEVVKEYKKIVAKHSRTAFPEDPKEQLFLSIRAVFDSWNNQRAIVYRRLQNIPEHLGTAVNIQSMVFGNMGNNSGTGVAFTRNPSTGEAKLYGEYLINAQGEDVVAGIRTPQPITSLQEEMPAVYQQFTQTCQLLENHNKDMQDIEFTVERGELFILQTRTGKRTAQAAIRIAVELVKEHIITKQEAILRVDPDQLNQLLHRRIDDTHERKQIAKGLPASPGAATGEVVFDADEAERLAKDEKKKIILVRPETTPDDIHGIVAAEATVTSRGGMTSHAAVVARGMGKACICGCEALKIDLKSKQFKVGDTMIKQGDIITIDGSTGEIMLGEIPMIEPKLSDEFQLLLSWADEERKLGVRANADNPIDAKKALEFGAGGIGLCRTEHMFMDAGRIPIVQEMILAETHQERELALAKLLPMQQEDFEGIFEAMDGNPVTIRLLDPPLHEFLPDKEELLVEVTKLQLTNSNPKELQEKEQLLRKVRQLDEFNPMLGHRGCRLGMIFPEIYVMQAKAIFYAISKVMEKGIAVGPEIMIPLVGHVNELKEMRQLVISAGVQVEEEIGQKFNYLIGTMVEVPRAALTADQIAEEADFFSFGTNDLTQTTFGYSRDDAESKFLQAYIENKVLPTNPFASLDQEGVGKLVETGVKLGRRLKPELKTGICGEHGGEKNSIQFCHDVGLDYVSCSPYRVPLARLAAAQAKIKQEQKQFELQLQS from the coding sequence GTGGTTAAATTTGTTTATATGTTTGATGAAGGGGATAGTAGCAAAAAGGAATTATTAGGAGGAAAAGGAGCTAATTTAGCTGAAATGACGAAGATTGGCTTACCAGTACCTTATGGATTTACTATTACAACTGAAACCTGTAACACATATTATGGTGCGGGAAAATCAATTTCATCGAATATTGAACATCAGATTTTGGAAGCACTCACTACTCTCGAAGAAAAAACAGGGAAAAGACTTGGAGATTCCTCCAACCCATTGCTTGTTTCCGTAAGATCAGGTGCAGTGCATTCAATGCCGGGAATGATGGATACGATTTTAAATCTTGGCATAAATGATGAAACTGTCGAGGGTCTTGCAAATCTAACGAATAATCCGCGCTTTGCTTATGATTCTTACAGAAGATTTATCCAAATGTTTAGCGATGTTGTATTAAAAGTTGATAGTTTTTATTTTGAACAATATTTGGACGAAGTCAGGGAAGAGAAGGGATATAGCTCAGATCCTGAAATGACTTCTGAAGATTGGAAAGAGGTTGTAAAAGAATACAAGAAAATTGTTGCGAAGCATTCGAGAACGGCCTTTCCAGAGGATCCAAAAGAGCAGTTATTCCTATCGATTCGTGCTGTTTTTGATTCATGGAATAATCAACGTGCTATTGTATACCGCCGTCTTCAAAATATCCCCGAACATCTTGGAACAGCAGTGAACATTCAGAGCATGGTCTTTGGTAATATGGGCAACAATTCGGGTACTGGAGTAGCTTTTACGCGTAATCCATCAACAGGGGAAGCAAAGCTTTACGGTGAATATTTAATCAATGCACAGGGGGAGGATGTAGTTGCTGGTATCCGTACTCCACAACCAATTACATCACTTCAAGAGGAAATGCCAGCTGTATATCAGCAGTTTACACAAACATGTCAGCTCCTTGAAAATCATAATAAAGACATGCAGGACATTGAGTTCACTGTAGAACGAGGAGAACTTTTTATTCTGCAAACACGTACCGGAAAGAGAACAGCTCAAGCTGCGATAAGAATTGCTGTTGAATTAGTTAAAGAACATATTATTACGAAACAAGAAGCCATATTACGAGTAGATCCTGATCAACTTAATCAACTGCTCCATCGTCGAATCGATGACACGCATGAACGAAAACAGATAGCGAAAGGACTGCCAGCTTCTCCCGGGGCAGCAACAGGTGAAGTCGTATTTGATGCAGATGAAGCTGAAAGGTTAGCAAAAGATGAGAAAAAGAAGATTATTCTTGTCCGTCCGGAAACAACGCCTGATGATATTCATGGAATTGTTGCTGCAGAGGCAACTGTTACTAGCCGCGGAGGAATGACAAGCCATGCAGCCGTTGTTGCTAGAGGTATGGGAAAAGCATGTATATGCGGATGTGAAGCATTAAAGATTGATCTTAAGTCAAAGCAATTTAAAGTTGGAGATACGATGATAAAACAAGGTGATATCATTACGATTGATGGTTCAACTGGTGAAATAATGCTAGGAGAAATTCCAATGATTGAACCAAAACTTTCTGATGAATTTCAATTGTTGCTTTCTTGGGCAGATGAGGAACGAAAACTTGGTGTGAGAGCAAATGCAGACAATCCAATTGATGCCAAAAAAGCACTTGAATTTGGAGCAGGAGGAATCGGATTATGCCGTACAGAGCATATGTTTATGGATGCTGGACGTATTCCAATTGTTCAAGAGATGATTCTTGCTGAAACACATCAGGAACGAGAACTTGCATTAGCTAAATTATTACCAATGCAACAAGAAGACTTTGAGGGGATTTTTGAAGCAATGGATGGTAATCCTGTAACCATTCGTTTATTAGACCCTCCTCTTCACGAGTTTTTACCAGATAAGGAAGAGCTGCTGGTTGAGGTGACTAAACTTCAATTAACAAATTCAAATCCTAAGGAGTTACAAGAGAAAGAGCAGCTTTTAAGAAAAGTGCGTCAACTTGATGAATTCAACCCGATGCTAGGTCATCGCGGTTGCCGTTTGGGAATGATTTTTCCGGAGATTTACGTGATGCAAGCGAAAGCCATTTTTTACGCGATTTCGAAGGTGATGGAAAAAGGAATTGCTGTAGGCCCGGAAATTATGATTCCTTTAGTTGGCCACGTAAATGAGTTAAAAGAAATGCGTCAATTAGTGATCTCTGCGGGGGTTCAAGTTGAGGAAGAGATAGGGCAAAAATTCAACTATCTAATAGGTACAATGGTTGAAGTACCTCGAGCTGCCTTAACTGCAGACCAAATCGCCGAGGAGGCAGACTTTTTCTCCTTCGGAACAAATGATCTAACACAAACAACATTTGGATATAGCCGTGATGACGCAGAGAGTAAGTTTTTACAAGCTTATATTGAAAACAAAGTACTTCCAACAAATCCGTTTGCTTCCCTTGACCAGGAAGGCGTAGGGAAACTGGTTGAAACAGGTGTAAAACTTGGCAGGAGATTAAAGCCTGAATTAAAAACCGGAATATGCGGTGAACATGGCGGAGAAAAGAATTCAATCCAATTCTGCCATGATGTGGGACTTGATTATGTGAGTTGTTCTCCATACCGTGTACCTCTAGCACGTCTGGCAGCAGCACAGGCTAAGATTAAACAGGAACAAAAACAATTCGAACTTCAACTTCAATCATAA
- a CDS encoding 1,4-dihydroxy-2-naphthoate polyprenyltransferase, protein MNQGKMVKENKNLEKLSTGKLLWQLTRPHTLTASFIPVLIGTVSAMFYMKIDILIFIAMLVSCLFLQIATNLFNEYYDFKRGLDTEDSVGIGGAIVRHGMKPKTVLQLALGLYFLALLLGIYICANSSWWLALIGIMGMLVGYLYTGGPFPIAYTPFGELFAGLCMGSLFVLISFFIQTSFINTQIILISIPIAILVGAINLSNNIRDIEEDKKGGRKTLAILLGHKKAVYFLALLFIISYIWITGLVLVGNTSPWLFLVLLSVPKPIQAVKGFLNTEIPMNTGLAMKATAQTNTIFGFLLFIGLFISYYM, encoded by the coding sequence ATGAATCAAGGTAAAATGGTTAAAGAAAATAAAAACCTGGAAAAATTAAGTACAGGAAAACTGTTATGGCAATTAACCCGCCCTCATACGTTAACAGCGTCTTTTATACCTGTTTTAATAGGAACTGTATCAGCTATGTTTTATATGAAGATTGACATCTTGATTTTTATCGCAATGTTAGTTTCATGTCTTTTTCTTCAAATTGCTACAAATTTATTCAATGAATATTATGATTTTAAACGAGGATTGGATACAGAGGATTCGGTAGGTATTGGGGGAGCTATCGTACGTCATGGAATGAAACCAAAAACTGTATTACAGCTCGCTTTAGGTTTGTATTTTTTGGCACTATTGTTAGGGATTTATATTTGTGCAAATAGCAGTTGGTGGTTAGCTTTAATTGGGATCATGGGAATGTTAGTAGGATACCTTTATACTGGAGGTCCATTTCCTATCGCATATACACCGTTTGGAGAACTATTTGCTGGTCTATGTATGGGCTCTCTTTTTGTATTAATTTCATTTTTTATCCAAACAAGTTTCATTAACACTCAAATAATCTTAATTTCTATTCCTATCGCCATTCTAGTTGGAGCTATTAATCTATCTAACAATATTCGAGATATTGAAGAAGATAAAAAAGGCGGCAGGAAAACATTAGCTATATTACTGGGCCACAAAAAAGCAGTCTATTTTCTGGCATTGTTATTTATTATTTCTTATATATGGATTACCGGATTAGTGTTAGTGGGCAATACAAGTCCTTGGCTTTTCCTTGTCTTATTAAGTGTTCCTAAGCCAATTCAAGCTGTCAAAGGATTCTTAAACACGGAAATACCTATGAACACTGGTTTAGCAATGAAAGCAACCGCTCAAACGAATACAATCTTTGGTTTTCTTCTTTTTATTGGTTTGTTTATTAGTTATTACATGTAA
- a CDS encoding BCCT family transporter, with product MNKVSSVFWYALAICVVLVVWGAWAPQHLQNLTSTLTSYISEAFGWYYLLLIMLLLAFCIYLMFSRFGKIKLGKEDDKPEFSTPTWFAMLFSAGMGMGLVFWTTAEPISHAFKSTPGFEPGSDEAIKQSLQYSFFHWGIHAWAVYGVVALVLAYFKFRKGYPGLISATLIPIFGEESMRAMPGKIIDTLAIFATVVGVASTLGFGSAQINGGLAYLFNTPNNYGVQLLILAISTILFIFSAWSGIGKGIKYLSNINMGLGFVLLLILFIVGPTLYILNMFTTTLGGYITNFFDMSFRLSPLNEEGRTWIDNWTIFYWAWWVSWAPFVGIFIARVSKGRTVKEFLLGVLFVPAIVCFIFFAVFGVSALNIEQNGIDAISNYSLETATFGVLQHYPLGDFMAFLTIIVIAIFFITSADSATFVLGMLSTWGSLNPSNAVKVTWGLAMSAMAAIIVYFGGTQGLQNMLIIAALPFSVVIILMGSSFYKAANVEIEKKKKTKEKKKKEQSKTPIIS from the coding sequence GTGAACAAAGTTAGTTCAGTTTTTTGGTATGCACTCGCTATTTGTGTAGTGCTAGTTGTTTGGGGGGCTTGGGCTCCACAGCATTTACAAAACTTGACGTCAACTCTAACGTCATACATTTCAGAAGCATTTGGATGGTACTATTTATTACTTATCATGCTGCTGCTGGCTTTTTGTATCTATTTAATGTTTTCCAGGTTTGGAAAAATCAAATTAGGTAAAGAAGATGATAAACCGGAATTTAGTACACCTACCTGGTTTGCTATGTTATTTAGTGCAGGAATGGGGATGGGGCTGGTTTTTTGGACAACTGCAGAACCTATTTCACATGCATTTAAAAGTACGCCGGGATTTGAGCCGGGTTCCGATGAGGCAATTAAACAATCGCTGCAGTACTCCTTTTTTCATTGGGGAATTCATGCCTGGGCAGTATATGGCGTTGTCGCTCTCGTTTTAGCTTACTTTAAATTTAGAAAAGGATATCCTGGATTAATAAGTGCAACACTAATACCTATATTTGGCGAAGAAAGTATGCGAGCCATGCCGGGAAAGATAATTGATACTCTGGCCATCTTCGCTACAGTTGTAGGGGTCGCTTCCACTCTTGGTTTCGGTTCAGCGCAAATTAACGGTGGGTTAGCCTACCTATTTAATACGCCAAACAATTATGGGGTGCAGTTATTAATTCTTGCCATTTCAACCATACTGTTTATTTTTTCAGCCTGGTCTGGAATTGGAAAAGGGATAAAATATTTAAGTAATATTAATATGGGTCTTGGATTTGTACTTCTGTTGATCCTTTTCATTGTAGGACCTACATTATATATTTTGAATATGTTTACAACAACACTCGGTGGTTATATTACAAATTTCTTTGATATGAGTTTCCGACTGTCTCCATTAAATGAGGAAGGTCGTACATGGATCGATAACTGGACAATTTTTTATTGGGCATGGTGGGTTTCCTGGGCACCATTTGTAGGGATCTTTATTGCCCGTGTGTCGAAGGGAAGAACAGTCAAGGAATTTTTACTAGGAGTCCTTTTTGTCCCTGCGATCGTTTGCTTTATCTTTTTTGCGGTATTTGGTGTTTCCGCATTAAATATCGAACAAAATGGAATTGACGCTATTTCCAACTATTCATTGGAAACAGCTACATTTGGTGTTCTTCAGCATTACCCGCTCGGAGATTTTATGGCATTTTTAACGATCATCGTTATTGCTATCTTTTTTATCACTTCGGCTGATTCAGCAACGTTCGTTCTAGGAATGCTGAGTACATGGGGTTCCCTAAATCCATCAAATGCAGTTAAAGTTACTTGGGGTCTTGCCATGTCAGCAATGGCAGCTATTATTGTTTATTTTGGCGGTACACAGGGACTGCAGAATATGCTGATCATTGCTGCCCTTCCATTTTCCGTGGTCATAATATTGATGGGCTCTTCGTTTTATAAAGCGGCCAATGTCGAAATTGAAAAAAAGAAAAAAACAAAAGAAAAGAAGAAAAAAGAACAATCAAAAACACCAATAATAAGCTAA